One Myxococcales bacterium genomic region harbors:
- a CDS encoding copper-translocating P-type ATPase, whose amino-acid sequence MTEVSEAGGPKSTVSLGISGMTCASCVGRVERAIAKVPGVSAVAVNLATESATITTDGSVDAVALAEVVRDAGYEAEEKKADSPVVPHAQPGLDLDTWVALVVTAPLVTFTMLPMAIPSLHGGPLGALMHALMGKAGLVLALPVQLFSGRRFYFQAAAEVRHRSLGMSTLVALGSTAAFVYSALVVAAPGLFPEGTAHTYFEACTSIVTLVLLGKAMEARARGRTAAALEKLVSLRPKVAHVVRSGTEVDVPLAEVRPGDLVALRPGETVPVDGTVVSGESHVDESSITGEPMPAAKREGAQVFAGTVNDRGALVLTATRVGEDTTLGQVIRLVQNAQSGKSESQVMADRVASVFVPIILSIALVTVVVWLVFGPAPALSRALVSGVSVLVAACPCAMGLATPAAMMVTTGRAAELGLLVRKTTALEVLARVSVLVFDKTGTLTHGKPEVVGAEIHGDEARVLAAVGALEAKSEHPVGRALLAYTKSKGGEPGAPLVVEGFRAEVGAGAEARVAGERVLVGTARFLEAAGVDVAAFAAHVEDGAKAGRTPVLVAIGGRAVAWFALSDTPKSEARAAIDALRELGVTSVMASGDVAASAAAIAKELGIDDVRAGLRPTDKAKEVSELRASGKVVGFVGDGVNDAAALASADVGVAMGTGSDIAVDAGDLVAMRGDLFAIVDAVRLARASHRVVRQNFFWAYAYNAALVPLAAGALYPVLGVLFSPVLAAAAMAASSLFVLGNSLRLRSFGRVARPLVAASEA is encoded by the coding sequence ATGACCGAGGTTTCCGAAGCCGGTGGGCCGAAGTCGACGGTGAGCCTGGGGATCTCGGGCATGACGTGCGCGAGCTGCGTGGGGCGGGTCGAGCGCGCGATCGCCAAGGTGCCGGGGGTGAGCGCGGTCGCCGTGAACCTCGCGACCGAGTCGGCCACGATCACGACCGACGGCTCCGTTGACGCCGTGGCGCTCGCCGAGGTCGTGCGCGACGCGGGGTACGAGGCCGAGGAGAAGAAGGCCGACTCTCCCGTGGTGCCACACGCCCAGCCGGGCCTCGATCTCGACACGTGGGTGGCCCTCGTGGTGACGGCGCCGCTCGTGACGTTCACCATGCTCCCCATGGCGATCCCGAGCCTCCACGGCGGCCCGCTCGGCGCGCTGATGCACGCGCTCATGGGCAAGGCCGGCCTCGTGCTCGCGCTCCCCGTGCAGCTCTTCTCGGGTCGGCGCTTCTACTTCCAGGCGGCGGCCGAGGTCAGGCATCGGTCGCTCGGCATGAGCACGCTCGTCGCGCTCGGGAGCACGGCGGCGTTTGTGTATTCTGCACTTGTCGTCGCGGCGCCGGGGCTCTTCCCCGAGGGGACGGCCCACACGTACTTCGAGGCGTGCACGTCGATCGTGACGCTCGTGCTCCTCGGGAAGGCCATGGAAGCCCGGGCGCGTGGTCGTACGGCGGCGGCGCTCGAGAAGCTCGTCTCCCTCCGGCCGAAGGTCGCCCACGTGGTGCGCTCGGGGACGGAGGTCGACGTCCCGCTGGCCGAGGTGCGCCCCGGAGACCTCGTGGCGCTCCGGCCCGGGGAGACCGTGCCCGTCGACGGGACCGTGGTCTCCGGGGAGAGCCACGTCGACGAGTCGTCGATCACGGGCGAGCCCATGCCGGCCGCGAAGCGCGAAGGTGCGCAGGTCTTCGCGGGGACGGTGAACGATCGGGGCGCCCTCGTCCTGACGGCGACCCGGGTCGGCGAGGACACCACGCTCGGTCAGGTGATTCGACTCGTGCAGAATGCACAGAGTGGCAAGAGCGAATCGCAGGTCATGGCCGACCGTGTGGCGAGCGTGTTCGTGCCGATCATCCTGTCGATCGCGCTCGTCACCGTCGTCGTGTGGCTCGTTTTCGGCCCGGCGCCGGCGCTGTCGAGGGCGCTCGTCTCGGGGGTCTCCGTGCTCGTCGCGGCCTGCCCGTGCGCCATGGGCCTCGCGACGCCGGCCGCCATGATGGTGACGACGGGGCGCGCCGCCGAGCTCGGGCTCCTCGTCCGAAAGACGACGGCGCTCGAGGTGCTCGCGCGCGTCTCGGTCCTCGTGTTCGACAAGACCGGTACGCTGACTCACGGCAAACCCGAGGTCGTCGGCGCCGAGATCCACGGGGACGAGGCGCGTGTGCTCGCGGCCGTCGGTGCCCTCGAGGCGAAGAGCGAGCACCCCGTCGGGCGCGCGCTGCTCGCGTACACGAAGTCGAAGGGCGGGGAGCCCGGCGCGCCGCTCGTCGTCGAGGGCTTTCGCGCCGAGGTGGGGGCGGGCGCCGAGGCGCGCGTCGCCGGGGAGCGTGTGCTCGTGGGCACGGCGCGCTTCCTCGAGGCGGCCGGCGTCGACGTCGCGGCCTTCGCGGCCCACGTCGAGGACGGCGCGAAGGCGGGGCGTACCCCGGTGCTCGTCGCGATCGGAGGGCGCGCCGTGGCCTGGTTCGCGCTCTCGGACACCCCGAAGAGCGAAGCGCGCGCGGCGATCGACGCCCTCCGCGAGCTCGGCGTCACGAGCGTGATGGCCTCGGGGGACGTCGCCGCGTCGGCCGCGGCCATCGCGAAGGAGCTCGGGATCGACGACGTCCGCGCGGGGCTCCGCCCGACCGACAAGGCCAAAGAGGTGTCCGAGCTGCGCGCGTCCGGCAAGGTCGTGGGCTTCGTGGGGGACGGCGTGAACGACGCCGCGGCGCTCGCGTCGGCGGACGTCGGCGTGGCCATGGGCACGGGCTCGGACATCGCCGTCGACGCCGGAGATCTGGTCGCGATGCGCGGGGACCTCTTCGCCATCGTGGACGCCGTTCGCCTCGCGCGTGCGAGCCACCGCGTGGTTCGACAGAATTTCTTCTGGGCGTACGCCTACAACGCGGCGCTCGTCCCGCTGGCCGCAGGCGCGCTCTATCCGGTGTTGGGTGTGCTCTTCTCGCCGGTGCTCGCCGCGGCGGCCATGGCCGCGAGCAGCCTCTTCGTGCTCGGCAATAGCCTGCGCCTGCGCTCGTTCGGGCGTGTCGCGCGGCCTCTCGTGGCGGCATCCGAAGCCTGA